A single genomic interval of Longimicrobiales bacterium harbors:
- a CDS encoding M14 family zinc carboxypeptidase, with translation MLNRRFGRSARAFVTLCAVLCASADVLYAQQQVDEEYTAQIRRFTTEPFFLTPLIDHLPASSTVPTPLDANGYIAGAAEQLTYPEDIAEYMRAVAAASPRVRVFSMGQSEEGREMILVAISDEQTIAQLDTYKDMLARLGDPRRTSEEEAARLIPQAKPIYWATGAIHAPETGSPEMLMELVYRLAVDESEHIRAIRDNVIVLVTPVIEVDGRAKVVDIHMAPRKDPDGTYPTRPLYWGKYVAHDNNRDGMSLSLKLSEHVVRTFLEYNPTVFHDLHESATYLYTSTGRGPYNAWIDPILVSEWNRLAFKEVKDLTAHGVPGIYTFDFYDGWAPNYMFWVANMRNSIGRFYETQGSRNASNYIVNGNVDRQWHRPSTPLPQAVWSIRNNVNLQQSALLIALREVADNREEFLSNYYLKAQRSVAKARAEGPAAYVFPAADPRPGQQAQLLDLLQRHGAEVHRTTAPATIGEQTFGAGSYVVRMDQPFSRAVDMMLDRQYYNPDDPRPYDDTGWTFGPLYNAETVRVEDVAILDAPMQVVTEGVRPAGAVENASGARAFIINYNADNNLASFRFRHRNLRMQAAQTSFDAAGRTFNAGTFIIPTSGNPGNLAQLLNDAAQEFGFTAVGVSAAPSVATHAVAAPRIAVMHTWQTTQTEGWMRLALDQYGIPFNYISVHEARDNPRLRERYDVILFGPSSNDPLQVVSGLSGDSPMPWKKTDVTPNLGRQDSTDDMRGGLELQGVLNLQRFVEQGGTLVTITNSSMLPIHFGMAGGVRVADTPNLWAPGGVFRTATADSASPLLYGYGETLGVYFNRGPVFADGQRNPAIARANDEPDGSTTDRRSGRGGIDEDDIVQGRPRDMGRQAVDEFRRAQGEEEQQGFGGRGGSQAASQARTVLRFASDPKELLISGGLTNGAELAHAPALVDVPLGSGHIVMFSFNPFWRSETLGSYALVFNALLHHGNLNAGTRSAATADQN, from the coding sequence ATGCTGAACCGCCGCTTCGGCCGGTCGGCGCGTGCATTCGTTACACTGTGCGCAGTGCTGTGCGCGAGTGCGGACGTTCTGTACGCGCAGCAGCAGGTGGACGAGGAGTACACGGCGCAGATCCGGCGCTTCACCACGGAGCCGTTCTTCCTCACGCCGCTGATCGACCACCTGCCTGCCTCGAGCACGGTGCCGACACCGCTCGATGCGAACGGCTACATCGCGGGCGCGGCGGAGCAGCTCACGTATCCGGAGGACATTGCCGAATACATGCGTGCGGTGGCCGCCGCGTCGCCGCGCGTTCGCGTGTTCAGCATGGGCCAGAGCGAAGAAGGTCGCGAGATGATCCTCGTCGCGATCTCGGACGAGCAGACCATCGCGCAGCTCGACACCTACAAGGACATGCTCGCGCGGCTCGGCGATCCGCGGCGCACGTCCGAGGAGGAGGCCGCGCGCCTCATACCGCAGGCAAAGCCGATCTACTGGGCGACGGGCGCGATACACGCGCCGGAGACCGGCTCGCCCGAAATGCTGATGGAGCTGGTCTACCGGCTCGCGGTAGACGAGTCGGAGCACATCCGCGCGATCCGCGACAATGTGATCGTGCTCGTGACGCCGGTGATCGAGGTGGACGGCCGCGCCAAGGTAGTGGACATCCACATGGCGCCCCGCAAGGATCCGGACGGCACCTACCCCACGCGCCCGCTCTACTGGGGCAAGTATGTGGCGCACGACAACAACCGCGACGGCATGTCTCTGTCGCTGAAGCTGTCGGAGCACGTCGTGCGGACGTTCCTCGAGTACAACCCGACGGTGTTCCACGACCTGCACGAGTCGGCGACGTACCTCTACACGTCCACCGGTCGCGGACCCTACAACGCCTGGATCGACCCGATCCTCGTCAGCGAGTGGAACCGGCTGGCATTCAAGGAAGTCAAGGACCTGACGGCGCACGGCGTGCCCGGCATCTACACGTTCGATTTCTATGACGGCTGGGCGCCGAACTACATGTTCTGGGTCGCGAACATGCGCAACTCCATCGGCCGGTTCTATGAGACGCAGGGCTCGCGCAACGCCTCCAACTACATCGTGAACGGCAACGTGGATCGGCAGTGGCACCGGCCGAGCACACCTCTGCCGCAGGCTGTATGGTCCATCCGCAACAACGTGAATCTGCAGCAGAGCGCGCTGCTGATCGCGCTCCGGGAGGTCGCGGACAACCGCGAGGAGTTCCTGAGCAACTACTACCTGAAGGCGCAGCGCAGCGTCGCGAAGGCGCGCGCCGAGGGCCCGGCCGCATACGTGTTCCCTGCTGCCGATCCGCGACCCGGCCAGCAGGCGCAGCTGCTCGACCTGCTCCAGCGCCACGGCGCCGAGGTGCACCGCACGACCGCGCCGGCCACGATCGGCGAGCAGACGTTCGGCGCGGGCAGCTACGTGGTTCGCATGGACCAGCCGTTCTCGCGCGCCGTGGACATGATGCTCGACAGGCAGTACTACAATCCCGACGACCCGCGGCCGTACGATGACACGGGCTGGACGTTCGGCCCGCTCTACAACGCCGAGACCGTACGCGTGGAGGATGTCGCGATCCTGGACGCACCCATGCAGGTCGTCACGGAAGGTGTCCGGCCGGCCGGTGCAGTCGAGAATGCGAGCGGCGCGCGCGCGTTCATCATCAATTACAACGCCGACAACAATCTTGCATCGTTCCGGTTCCGTCATCGCAACCTGCGCATGCAGGCGGCACAGACCTCGTTCGACGCGGCCGGCCGGACGTTCAACGCGGGAACGTTCATCATCCCGACGTCCGGCAATCCGGGCAATCTCGCGCAGCTGTTGAATGATGCCGCGCAGGAGTTCGGGTTCACGGCAGTCGGCGTGAGCGCCGCTCCCTCCGTTGCGACGCACGCGGTCGCGGCGCCGCGCATCGCGGTCATGCACACGTGGCAGACGACGCAGACGGAAGGCTGGATGCGGCTGGCACTGGATCAGTACGGCATCCCGTTCAACTACATCTCCGTGCACGAGGCCCGCGACAATCCGCGCCTGCGCGAGCGCTATGATGTGATCCTGTTCGGGCCCTCATCGAACGATCCGCTTCAGGTGGTGAGCGGCCTCTCGGGCGACAGCCCGATGCCGTGGAAGAAGACGGACGTCACACCGAACCTGGGCCGGCAGGACTCGACCGACGACATGCGCGGCGGGCTCGAGCTGCAGGGTGTGCTGAACCTGCAGCGCTTCGTGGAACAGGGCGGCACTCTGGTCACCATCACGAACAGCAGCATGCTCCCCATTCACTTCGGCATGGCAGGCGGCGTGCGCGTGGCGGACACGCCCAACCTGTGGGCGCCGGGCGGTGTGTTCCGCACGGCAACGGCCGATTCGGCCAGCCCGCTCCTGTACGGCTACGGCGAGACGCTCGGCGTCTATTTCAATCGCGGCCCGGTGTTCGCGGACGGACAGCGGAACCCGGCCATCGCCCGCGCGAACGATGAGCCCGATGGCAGCACGACGGACCGGCGCTCCGGTCGCGGCGGCATCGATGAGGACGATATCGTACAGGGACGGCCGCGTGACATGGGGCGCCAGGCAGTAGATGAGTTCCGGCGCGCGCAGGGCGAGGAGGAGCAGCAGGGGTTCGGTGGCCGCGGCGGCAGTCAGGCCGCGTCACAGGCGCGCACAGTCCTGCGCTTCGCGAGCGATCCGAAGGAGCTTCTGATCAGCGGTGGCCTCACGAATGGCGCGGAGCTGGCTCATGCGCCTGCCCTCGTCGATGTTCCGCTCGGCAGCGGCCACATCGTCATGTTCAGCTTCAATCCGTTCTGGCGCAGCGAGACGCTGGGCTCCTATGCCCTGGTCTTCAACGCCCTGCTGCATCACGGCAACCTGAATGCGGGCACGCGGTCCGCGGCGACCGCCGACCAGAACTGA
- a CDS encoding Lrp/AsnC family transcriptional regulator produces the protein MIDEVDRTILDALQQNARTSNAEIARRVGMAPSAIFQRVRKLEESGLIQGYTARLNAKALGYGLVAFIMVQTRDNASSVDTAGLIAELPEVLEVHRVVGEDCFIVKARVRDTDHLAELLEHRLQPIRSIASTRTTIVVKTVKDRDDLPMASANGSG, from the coding sequence ATGATCGACGAAGTCGATCGTACCATACTCGACGCGCTTCAGCAGAACGCGCGCACGTCGAACGCCGAGATTGCGCGGCGCGTGGGCATGGCGCCGTCCGCCATTTTCCAGCGCGTCCGCAAACTGGAGGAGAGCGGTCTCATCCAGGGATACACCGCCCGCCTCAACGCCAAGGCGCTCGGCTACGGCCTGGTCGCGTTCATCATGGTTCAGACGCGGGACAACGCGTCCTCGGTCGATACGGCCGGCCTGATCGCCGAGCTGCCCGAGGTGCTGGAGGTCCATCGCGTCGTCGGCGAGGACTGCTTCATCGTGAAGGCGCGGGTGCGTGACACGGACCACCTGGCCGAGCTGCTCGAGCACCGCCTCCAGCCGATCCGCTCCATCGCATCCACGCGCACGACCATCGTCGTGAAGACCGTGAAGGACCGCGATGATCTCCCCATGGCGAGCGCGAACGGCAGCGGTTGA
- a CDS encoding ATP-dependent DNA helicase RecQ, with amino-acid sequence MSDATTVRRRPHGASRDTLLATLRERFGFDEFRPGQEDIIRAILDGRDTLAVMPTGAGKSLIFQLPALLLDGLTVVVSPLIALMKDQTDKLEELGVDALTINSGLTAREQREAEEAVAAGAGDILYVTPERFRDREFFETLLERRVALFVVDEAHCISHWGHDFRPDYMMLGAIADRLDRPPIVALTATAGPDVQDDIISQLRMREPFRRIGELIRPNLLLEVQRTVNQALKDAALEKLLGETDGTGIIYVATVKEAKRLYDELSQRWPVAMYHGKMHSKERHEAQEMFMADGVKAVIATNAFGLGIDKQDIRFIIHYHLPGSLEAYYQEAGRAGRDGGNARCTILYREEDRAIQGYFLGGKYPDDGEALNVARVVNGIDDGDRMALNDIAKRADVARRKARIVLTLMKRFGAVREYRGGAWERLIPDVTTVPLHDQLLDYESRRQADRAKLEAMVRYCRTAQCRTRQILAYFGDDPGAEYRCGHCDNDTDIHGGANP; translated from the coding sequence ATGAGTGATGCGACGACCGTGCGCCGTCGCCCCCACGGCGCCAGCCGGGATACCCTCCTGGCCACGCTGCGGGAGCGGTTCGGTTTCGACGAATTCCGGCCGGGCCAGGAAGACATCATCCGGGCGATCCTCGACGGGCGGGATACGCTGGCGGTGATGCCTACGGGTGCCGGCAAATCCCTGATCTTCCAGCTCCCGGCGCTGCTGCTGGACGGCCTGACCGTGGTGGTATCGCCGCTGATCGCGCTGATGAAGGACCAGACGGACAAGCTGGAGGAGCTGGGGGTGGACGCCCTGACCATCAACTCCGGGCTCACGGCGCGCGAGCAGCGCGAGGCCGAGGAGGCGGTTGCGGCGGGGGCGGGCGATATTCTCTATGTGACGCCGGAGCGGTTCCGCGACCGGGAGTTCTTCGAGACGCTGCTGGAGCGCCGCGTGGCGCTGTTCGTGGTTGATGAAGCGCACTGCATCAGCCACTGGGGTCATGATTTCCGTCCGGACTACATGATGCTGGGCGCGATCGCGGACCGGCTGGACCGGCCGCCGATCGTGGCACTCACCGCGACCGCCGGACCGGATGTGCAGGATGACATCATCAGTCAGCTGCGGATGCGGGAGCCGTTCCGCCGTATCGGAGAGCTGATCCGCCCGAACCTGCTGCTGGAAGTGCAGCGCACGGTCAACCAGGCGCTGAAGGACGCGGCACTGGAGAAGCTGCTCGGCGAGACGGATGGCACGGGCATCATATACGTCGCCACGGTGAAGGAAGCGAAGCGGCTGTACGACGAGCTGTCGCAGCGGTGGCCGGTGGCGATGTATCACGGGAAGATGCACTCGAAGGAGCGGCACGAGGCGCAGGAGATGTTCATGGCGGATGGCGTGAAGGCGGTGATTGCCACGAACGCGTTCGGCCTCGGCATCGACAAGCAGGACATCCGATTCATCATCCATTATCACCTGCCCGGCTCGCTGGAGGCATACTACCAGGAGGCGGGTCGGGCGGGGCGCGATGGCGGCAACGCCCGCTGCACCATCCTCTACCGCGAGGAGGATCGCGCGATTCAGGGCTACTTCCTGGGTGGCAAGTACCCGGATGATGGCGAAGCGCTGAACGTAGCGCGCGTGGTGAATGGCATCGATGACGGCGATCGGATGGCGCTGAACGACATTGCGAAGCGCGCGGACGTCGCGCGCCGCAAGGCGCGCATCGTGCTCACGCTCATGAAGCGCTTCGGGGCCGTGCGCGAATATCGCGGCGGCGCCTGGGAACGGCTCATTCCGGATGTCACCACGGTCCCGCTGCACGACCAGCTGCTGGACTACGAATCACGCCGGCAGGCCGATCGGGCGAAGCTGGAGGCCATGGTGCGCTACTGCCGTACGGCGCAGTGCCGAACGCGCCAGATCCTGGCCTACTTCGGCGACGACCCGGGCGCTGAATACCGCTGTGGCCACTGCGACAACGACACCGACATCCACGGCGGCGCCAATCCCTGA
- a CDS encoding phosphodiester glycosidase family protein, which translates to MTFHVRVLAIIAMLSITACATTTLPRAMAPLAFADADSVASSVLAPGVTHTFVRDTRGPWAIHVIEVDARRCEPLLEARKPGRALSERATTSALTGDALVGVNADFFMLPGGTPVGAHVTGGVTLIGPGDRPVFAITGSAPAPAGWRIGTAQISGHARVRSDTAAVSQVNRSARATSANRGTTDGLTLFTTWIGDSVPADSAARRLMLRVIAGDESGGRGVVVSGDSAAGPSAIGTGTVVLHAREDTREWARRRVPGDTIHWSLQVTIGPPDARSTVREAVGGFPTLLRGGAAVLGEQTVNASFSSARHPRTAIGWTPDDRLLLVVVDGRQPEWSAGMSLDEMTWLFLSIGASDALNLDGGGSTAMAVGGTVVNRPSDREGERAVGNALALTGCR; encoded by the coding sequence ATGACGTTCCATGTACGCGTGCTGGCTATCATCGCGATGCTCTCCATCACTGCATGTGCGACGACAACCCTGCCGCGGGCAATGGCGCCGCTGGCGTTCGCCGATGCGGACAGCGTCGCGAGCAGCGTGCTCGCGCCCGGCGTGACGCATACGTTCGTGCGGGATACGCGCGGGCCCTGGGCCATTCATGTGATCGAGGTCGATGCGCGTCGCTGTGAGCCGCTGCTGGAAGCGCGCAAGCCCGGCCGCGCCCTGAGTGAACGGGCAACCACGTCCGCTCTCACCGGTGACGCGCTCGTCGGCGTCAATGCCGACTTCTTCATGCTGCCGGGCGGGACGCCGGTCGGCGCTCACGTGACGGGTGGGGTCACGCTCATCGGACCGGGCGACCGCCCCGTATTCGCGATCACCGGCTCGGCCCCGGCACCGGCCGGGTGGAGGATCGGTACCGCTCAGATCAGCGGACACGCGCGCGTGCGGTCGGACACCGCCGCCGTCTCGCAGGTGAACAGGAGCGCGCGTGCCACGTCCGCGAACCGCGGAACGACCGACGGACTCACGCTCTTCACCACCTGGATCGGTGACTCCGTTCCCGCCGACAGCGCCGCCCGCAGACTCATGCTGCGCGTCATCGCGGGCGACGAGTCGGGCGGCCGCGGTGTCGTGGTGTCGGGGGATTCGGCCGCCGGCCCGTCTGCCATCGGTACTGGCACCGTGGTCCTCCACGCCCGCGAGGACACTCGTGAGTGGGCTCGGCGACGCGTGCCGGGAGATACGATCCACTGGTCGCTTCAGGTCACCATCGGCCCGCCGGACGCCCGCTCCACCGTCCGGGAAGCGGTAGGCGGTTTCCCGACGCTGCTGCGCGGCGGCGCGGCGGTCCTGGGCGAACAGACCGTCAATGCCAGCTTCTCGAGTGCCCGGCACCCGCGCACCGCGATCGGCTGGACGCCCGATGACCGCCTGCTGCTCGTGGTCGTGGACGGCCGGCAGCCCGAATGGAGTGCCGGCATGTCGCTCGATGAGATGACGTGGCTCTTCCTCAGCATCGGCGCGTCCGACGCACTGAACCTCGATGGCGGCGGCTCGACCGCGATGGCCGTCGGCGGCACGGTCGTGAACCGGCCGTCGGACCGCGAGGGCGAACGCGCCGTCGGCAATGCCCTCGCGCTGACCGGCTGCCGCTGA
- a CDS encoding tyrosine/phenylalanine carboxypeptidase domain-containing protein, translating into MSSAIIDSALIERTLRRFRMDAHVRERLPDGGVLNLDRKLPYLFVYRQPPDREDPGTHRLVLGEASYLVALGAAVDETHDVVAALATAATRELDSFMILELWAGAADSTEFVVHAPTGAAAATVDVLCRGLREMTDPDVRTTVRVRQTDARHPPDLDSLLTTQECWDIGCLLVGLEVPPIFRDAETGTVYPVFLRRLRQLLSGVLRQAAFDFARVQTSAGFESYRAVGPRRFGREVADADRALAEIESSYQLLLLVSPVNIGEAWAAFRDSQFSREPQFRYRLLPVDPDSLKRQLFNVDLEPVADPAMAFLLRDKRDELDRQITLIAERNTEGFRFASMRLYGAVDDMLLNVARDVLGDVAPPVRRGAKTYVSAQEFAAAARTELEYYRATYPDLAAEVQIRPDLVGLMVSRGNLLIGEALALRPERALPLLHHEVGTHVLTYYNGRAQPLRQLYNGLAGYDELQEGLAVLAEYLANGLDASRMRVLAARVVAAHSVEQGAGFIDTFRILTQDHGVPAGTAFDVTERVHASGGFTRDLIYLRGLLRLVEYIRAGGAIEPLYVGKIAAKHVPIIEELRARDYLQAPALLPRLFEQPDTAHRLDALRDGLTLTQMISDSE; encoded by the coding sequence ATGAGCTCTGCCATTATCGACAGCGCGCTGATCGAACGGACCCTGCGACGGTTCCGCATGGATGCGCACGTGCGCGAGCGGCTGCCGGACGGCGGAGTGCTGAACCTCGATCGCAAGCTGCCCTACCTGTTCGTCTATCGCCAGCCCCCGGATCGCGAGGACCCCGGCACGCACCGCCTGGTGCTGGGCGAGGCGTCGTATCTGGTCGCGCTGGGCGCAGCCGTGGACGAGACGCATGACGTCGTAGCCGCCCTGGCGACCGCCGCTACGCGCGAGCTCGATTCGTTCATGATCCTGGAGCTGTGGGCCGGTGCTGCGGACAGCACGGAGTTCGTCGTGCACGCCCCGACAGGCGCAGCAGCCGCGACCGTCGACGTTTTGTGTCGCGGCCTGCGCGAAATGACGGATCCCGATGTCCGGACGACAGTACGCGTACGACAGACCGACGCACGACATCCGCCGGACCTCGACTCGCTACTCACCACGCAGGAGTGCTGGGACATCGGCTGTCTCCTCGTCGGCCTCGAGGTCCCTCCGATATTCCGCGACGCCGAGACGGGCACCGTGTATCCGGTGTTCCTGCGCCGGCTGCGTCAGCTGCTCTCGGGCGTGCTGCGCCAGGCCGCATTCGACTTTGCGCGCGTACAGACGAGCGCCGGCTTCGAGAGCTACCGCGCGGTCGGCCCGCGCCGGTTCGGCCGCGAGGTGGCCGACGCGGACCGGGCCCTCGCCGAGATCGAGTCCTCCTACCAGCTCCTGCTCCTCGTGTCGCCCGTCAACATCGGCGAAGCGTGGGCGGCATTCCGCGACAGCCAGTTCAGCCGCGAGCCCCAGTTCCGCTACCGGCTTCTCCCGGTCGATCCCGACTCGCTCAAGCGGCAGCTGTTCAACGTCGACCTCGAGCCCGTTGCGGACCCGGCGATGGCTTTCCTGCTGCGTGACAAGCGCGACGAGCTCGACCGCCAGATCACGCTCATCGCCGAGCGCAACACGGAGGGCTTCCGGTTCGCGAGCATGCGCCTGTATGGCGCGGTCGATGACATGCTGCTGAATGTCGCGCGCGATGTGCTCGGAGACGTAGCGCCGCCGGTGCGCAGGGGCGCAAAGACGTACGTATCGGCACAGGAATTCGCTGCGGCTGCGCGCACGGAGCTCGAGTACTACCGTGCGACGTATCCCGATCTGGCCGCCGAAGTACAGATCCGCCCCGACCTGGTCGGACTCATGGTCTCACGGGGTAACCTGCTGATTGGCGAAGCGCTTGCGCTGCGACCGGAGCGTGCGCTGCCGCTGCTGCACCACGAGGTCGGCACACACGTGCTCACGTATTACAACGGGCGGGCGCAGCCGCTGCGGCAGCTGTACAACGGCCTGGCGGGATACGACGAGCTGCAGGAGGGCCTCGCGGTGCTCGCCGAGTACCTCGCCAATGGCCTCGACGCGTCGCGCATGCGCGTGCTCGCGGCCCGCGTCGTGGCCGCCCATTCGGTGGAGCAGGGCGCCGGGTTCATCGATACGTTCCGCATCCTCACACAGGATCACGGTGTTCCTGCCGGCACTGCGTTCGACGTGACCGAGCGCGTTCATGCCAGCGGCGGCTTCACGCGCGATCTCATCTATCTGCGCGGGCTGCTCCGCCTCGTGGAGTACATCCGCGCCGGCGGCGCCATCGAGCCGCTGTATGTCGGCAAGATTGCAGCGAAGCACGTCCCGATCATCGAGGAGCTGCGCGCACGGGACTACCTCCAGGCGCCCGCACTGCTGCCGCGCCTGTTCGAGCAGCCGGACACGGCGCACCGTCTGGATGCGCTGCGTGATGGACTCACCCTGACACAGATGATCAGCGACAGCGAATGA
- the speA gene encoding biosynthetic arginine decarboxylase, translating into MSWTTDDSRDLYNIEGWGIGYFDINDLGHVTVHPTKASDRGLDLYEIAMDLEAQGVGLPLLLRFSDILRTRIEMLTERFRTAIRDFDYTGDYTTVYPIKVNQQRHVVEEIVAFGRKYNVGLEVGSKPELQAVLALTERADHMIVCNGYKDEEYIRLALMGQKLGHTVLIVLEKIGEVDTLLKVADEMDVVPTAGVRIKLSTTGAGRWSETAGEKSKFGLNAAQLMRVVDKLQSVDRTDILRMIHFHIGSQIPDIRNIKAAMTEVSRYYVEMLQLGVRIEYVDVGGGLGVDYEGTRSTAAASVNYSVQEYANDIVYSLAEACREAELPMPHIISESGRALTAHHALLLLNVIDIETQVADAPAEVPDDAHPLVHDLFAALNDIDDRSLREVYHDTLFAKEQAQSHFHSGVLSLRERAVAERLQVALMNRIAQLAGDNEEEYGDILPDVNANLTDRYFCNFSLFQSLPDSWAIDQLFPIMPVHRLNEEPTRRGTLQDVTCDSDGKIDRFVGWRRPKPNLELHPLRGEEPYVLGIFLTGAYQEILGDLHNLFGDTNAVHIKLTDSGYEIEDLVHGDTITEVLNYVQFNAQDLITTFRRKVQNASGLARIEANAFIADYIAGLNGYTYLEGESS; encoded by the coding sequence ATGAGCTGGACCACCGACGACAGCCGCGACCTCTACAACATCGAGGGGTGGGGCATCGGCTATTTCGACATCAATGATCTCGGCCACGTCACCGTGCACCCGACGAAGGCGTCGGACCGCGGTCTCGACCTCTACGAAATCGCCATGGACCTGGAGGCGCAGGGCGTCGGCCTCCCGCTGCTGCTCCGCTTTTCCGACATCCTGCGCACGCGCATCGAGATGCTGACGGAGCGGTTCCGCACCGCGATCCGCGACTTCGACTATACGGGCGACTACACGACGGTATATCCGATCAAGGTGAACCAGCAGCGTCACGTCGTGGAAGAGATCGTGGCGTTCGGGCGCAAGTACAACGTGGGACTGGAAGTCGGCAGCAAGCCCGAGCTGCAGGCCGTGCTCGCGCTCACCGAGCGCGCCGATCACATGATCGTGTGCAACGGCTACAAGGACGAGGAATACATCCGGCTCGCGCTCATGGGCCAGAAGCTGGGCCACACCGTGCTCATCGTGCTGGAGAAGATCGGCGAGGTGGACACGCTGCTGAAGGTGGCGGACGAGATGGACGTCGTGCCGACCGCGGGTGTGCGGATCAAGCTGTCGACGACGGGTGCGGGCCGCTGGTCAGAGACGGCGGGCGAGAAGAGCAAGTTCGGGCTGAACGCCGCGCAGCTCATGCGTGTGGTCGACAAGCTGCAATCGGTCGATCGCACGGACATCCTGAGGATGATCCATTTCCACATCGGCTCGCAGATCCCCGACATCCGGAACATCAAGGCGGCGATGACCGAGGTGTCACGGTACTACGTCGAGATGCTGCAGCTGGGCGTGCGGATCGAGTACGTGGATGTGGGCGGCGGCCTCGGCGTCGACTATGAAGGTACGCGCTCGACCGCGGCAGCGTCCGTCAACTACTCGGTGCAGGAGTATGCGAACGACATCGTGTACTCCCTTGCGGAGGCGTGCCGCGAGGCCGAGCTGCCCATGCCCCACATCATCTCGGAATCCGGACGCGCGCTTACTGCACACCACGCACTGCTGCTGCTCAACGTCATCGACATCGAGACACAGGTCGCGGATGCTCCCGCTGAGGTGCCGGACGACGCGCACCCGCTCGTCCATGACCTCTTCGCCGCGCTCAACGACATCGACGACCGGAGTCTGCGCGAGGTCTACCACGACACGTTGTTCGCAAAGGAGCAGGCACAGTCGCATTTCCACAGCGGCGTGCTCTCCCTGCGCGAGCGCGCCGTGGCGGAACGGCTTCAGGTTGCGCTCATGAACCGCATCGCTCAGCTGGCCGGCGACAACGAGGAGGAGTATGGCGACATCCTGCCCGACGTCAACGCGAACCTGACAGACCGCTACTTCTGCAACTTCTCGCTGTTCCAGTCACTGCCGGATTCGTGGGCCATCGACCAGCTCTTTCCGATCATGCCGGTGCACCGTCTCAACGAGGAGCCGACCCGTCGCGGCACGCTCCAGGATGTGACGTGCGATTCCGATGGCAAGATCGACCGGTTCGTCGGCTGGCGTCGCCCGAAGCCGAACCTCGAGCTGCACCCGCTGCGCGGCGAGGAGCCGTACGTGCTGGGGATCTTCCTCACGGGTGCGTACCAGGAGATCCTCGGTGACCTGCACAACCTCTTCGGCGACACGAACGCCGTGCACATCAAGCTGACGGACTCGGGATACGAGATCGAAGACCTGGTCCACGGCGACACGATCACGGAAGTGCTCAACTACGTGCAGTTCAATGCGCAGGATCTGATCACCACGTTCCGCCGCAAGGTCCAGAATGCCAGCGGTCTCGCACGCATCGAGGCCAATGCCTTCATTGCGGACTACATCGCCGGTCTGAACGGCTATACGTACCTGGAGGGCGAGAGCTCATGA
- a CDS encoding HAD family acid phosphatase, with protein sequence MMHVAVPRNARRRVLACAAVLLAGCASVPAATAPAPATTRANDVHWARTAAEHRGIFVQTYRTATDRVRDIAADRTRGSWAVILDADETVLDNSEYQRRLVERGARFDPDTWNDWVREGAADSLPGAAAFIHTVRELGGRVAIVTNRDDVVCNETRSNLRRLTIVVDVVLCQAAGESGKNGRFRAVREGTTGADLPPLEVVMYVGDNIQDFPDQTQQIRANPRAYENFGRTWFLLPNPMYGSWERNPPR encoded by the coding sequence ATGATGCATGTCGCGGTGCCACGCAACGCCCGCCGCAGGGTTCTCGCGTGCGCCGCCGTACTACTGGCAGGCTGCGCCTCAGTCCCGGCAGCCACGGCTCCGGCGCCCGCGACCACGCGCGCGAACGACGTACACTGGGCCCGCACGGCGGCTGAGCACCGCGGCATCTTCGTGCAGACGTATCGCACGGCTACGGATCGCGTGCGCGACATCGCGGCCGATCGGACGCGCGGAAGCTGGGCGGTCATTCTCGATGCCGATGAGACTGTGCTCGACAACTCCGAGTATCAGCGCCGGCTGGTCGAGCGCGGCGCCCGCTTCGATCCGGACACGTGGAACGACTGGGTCCGGGAGGGTGCCGCCGACTCGCTGCCGGGCGCCGCGGCTTTCATTCATACCGTGCGCGAGCTCGGCGGTCGCGTAGCCATTGTCACGAATCGGGACGACGTCGTGTGCAACGAGACGCGCAGCAATCTGCGGCGGCTCACCATAGTGGTCGATGTCGTTCTCTGTCAGGCGGCCGGCGAGAGTGGCAAGAACGGCCGCTTCCGCGCTGTGCGCGAAGGCACCACGGGCGCAGACCTGCCCCCGCTCGAGGTCGTCATGTACGTCGGCGACAACATCCAGGACTTCCCCGACCAGACGCAGCAGATCCGCGCCAATCCCCGCGCATACGAGAACTTCGGTCGCACCTGGTTCCTGCTGCCGAATCCCATGTACGGTTCGTGGGAGCGTAACCCGCCGCGCTGA